The Streptomyces sp. NBC_01268 genome window below encodes:
- a CDS encoding universal stress protein, whose product MEAPLVVGVDGSEPSLAAVDWAVDEAVRHALPLRIVHASLWERYEGSVPDANADRPSGRVRAEHVVGSAADRALLRAPGLPLTTDVLPEDPSGALLREGRDAALLVVASRGRGEFAGLLLGSVSLVVAARSSCPVVVVRGDAQALAARHGRVLLGVGEQDADSPAVRFAFREAAAREAELDAVRAWRRPAHLPLPDGGTDGHEEGRASDRLDEALEAGVRGHPGVRLLRSTVEGPAHRALTERSAAADLLVIGARRRDGLVGLELGRVAHRALHHASCPVAVVPQRPA is encoded by the coding sequence ATGGAAGCACCCCTCGTCGTGGGAGTGGACGGCTCCGAGCCCAGCCTCGCCGCCGTGGACTGGGCCGTCGACGAAGCCGTACGGCACGCGCTCCCGCTGCGGATCGTGCACGCCTCGCTGTGGGAGCGGTACGAAGGATCCGTCCCCGACGCGAACGCGGACCGGCCCTCGGGCCGCGTCCGCGCCGAGCACGTCGTCGGCTCCGCCGCCGACCGGGCCCTCCTCCGCGCCCCCGGCCTCCCCCTCACCACGGACGTCCTCCCCGAGGACCCCTCCGGCGCGCTGCTCAGGGAAGGGCGCGACGCCGCCCTCCTCGTCGTCGCGTCCCGGGGGCGGGGGGAGTTCGCCGGCCTGCTGCTCGGCTCCGTGAGCCTCGTGGTCGCGGCCCGGTCCTCCTGCCCGGTCGTCGTCGTCCGGGGCGACGCCCAGGCCCTCGCGGCACGCCACGGACGCGTCCTGCTGGGAGTCGGCGAGCAGGACGCGGACTCGCCCGCCGTGCGGTTCGCCTTCCGCGAGGCGGCGGCCCGCGAGGCGGAACTCGACGCCGTCCGCGCCTGGCGGCGCCCGGCGCACCTCCCCCTCCCGGACGGCGGGACGGACGGGCACGAGGAGGGGCGGGCGTCCGATCGCCTCGACGAGGCGCTGGAAGCCGGCGTCCGCGGGCATCCCGGCGTACGGCTCCTCCGGAGCACGGTCGAGGGCCCCGCCCACCGGGCGCTGACCGAACGCTCGGCCGCCGCCGACCTGCTCGTCATCGGCGCCCGCCGCCGCGACGGCCTCGTCGGCCTCGAACTCGGCAGGGTCGCCCACCGCGCCCTCCACCACGCCTCCTGCCCGGTCGCCGTCGTACCCCAGCGCCCTGCGTGA
- a CDS encoding universal stress protein, with amino-acid sequence MTQAIVVGLDGTEQADAAAGWAADEAVLRGTGVRLVHVLEPSPEVLVPLVSREPVESWAQELLARTAAGLRERRPGLAVTTQVLTSGPVPSLVAAADQGDLLVLGSRALGGVAGYLVGSVGMTVAGRVEGPVVLVRADGEGARRGPVVAGVDVQQPADALLRFAFEEAAWRGGAVEVVHVRRLPLHARLGRGTAPDAPPEIQRSLDDLLESWRAEFPEVAADGRVLLGSAAQELVRIAEGAALAVIGRRTRRSVLGGHLGSVAHAVMHHSTAPVAVVPHD; translated from the coding sequence ATGACGCAGGCCATCGTCGTCGGTCTGGACGGCACCGAACAGGCGGACGCCGCCGCCGGCTGGGCGGCCGACGAGGCCGTGCTGCGGGGCACCGGGGTGCGGCTGGTGCACGTGCTGGAGCCGTCGCCGGAGGTCCTCGTCCCGCTGGTGTCGCGGGAGCCCGTGGAGTCCTGGGCCCAGGAGCTGCTCGCGCGTACGGCCGCCGGGCTGCGCGAGCGCCGTCCGGGACTGGCCGTGACCACCCAGGTGCTGACCTCGGGCCCGGTTCCGAGCCTGGTCGCGGCGGCGGACCAGGGGGACCTGCTGGTCCTCGGCTCGCGGGCGCTGGGCGGTGTGGCCGGCTACCTCGTCGGGTCGGTCGGGATGACGGTCGCCGGGCGGGTCGAAGGGCCCGTGGTGCTCGTGCGTGCCGACGGCGAGGGGGCGCGGCGCGGCCCCGTGGTGGCGGGGGTCGACGTACAGCAGCCGGCGGACGCCCTCCTGCGGTTCGCGTTCGAGGAGGCGGCGTGGCGGGGCGGCGCCGTGGAGGTCGTGCACGTGCGGCGCCTCCCCCTGCACGCGCGCCTCGGCCGGGGCACGGCGCCGGACGCGCCACCGGAGATCCAGCGCTCGCTGGACGACCTCCTGGAGTCGTGGCGGGCGGAGTTCCCGGAGGTGGCGGCGGACGGGCGCGTCCTGCTCGGTTCCGCCGCCCAGGAACTCGTACGGATCGCGGAGGGCGCGGCGCTCGCCGTGATCGGCAGGCGCACCCGGCGGTCGGTGCTCGGCGGCCACCTGGGCAGCGTGGCCCACGCGGTCATGCACCACAGCACGGCGCCGGTGGCGGTGGTCCCCCACGACTGA
- a CDS encoding VOC family protein yields the protein MATIKKVQVTFDCADPERLARFWCEVMGYVVQPPPKDFDTWEAYHASPEPKEPTNWFSCSDPTGEGPRLLFQRVPEGKVVKNRVHLCVRAGIGLVGDERLATLQAESARLVALGAEQHRVLLADEENESCIVMLDIEGNEFCLD from the coding sequence ATGGCAACGATCAAGAAAGTCCAGGTCACCTTCGACTGCGCGGATCCCGAGCGGCTCGCCCGCTTCTGGTGCGAGGTGATGGGGTACGTCGTGCAGCCCCCGCCGAAGGACTTCGACACGTGGGAGGCCTACCACGCCTCTCCCGAGCCCAAGGAGCCGACGAACTGGTTCTCCTGCAGCGACCCCACCGGCGAGGGCCCGCGCCTGCTGTTCCAGCGCGTCCCCGAGGGCAAGGTCGTGAAGAACAGGGTGCACCTGTGCGTACGCGCCGGCATCGGCCTGGTGGGCGACGAGCGCCTGGCCACCCTGCAGGCCGAGAGCGCCCGTCTGGTCGCGCTGGGCGCGGAGCAGCATCGCGTCCTGCTCGCCGACGAGGAGAACGAGTCCTGCATCGTGATGCTGGACATCGAGGGCAACGAGTTCTGCCTCGACTGA
- a CDS encoding acyl-CoA dehydrogenase family protein, with the protein MHLEYTPAQHSLRAELRAYFAELVPEDVHARYADPAAQKRFYRETVRRLGTDGWLGVGWPEEYGGRGLSPMEQFIFFDEAAQAGVPLPLMALNTVGPTIMQFGTEEQKAYFLPRILSGEIDFAIGYSEPDAGTDLAALTTRAVREGDETSGHYRVDGQKIWTTNGDTADWVWLAVRTDPAAPPHKGITMLLVPTSDPGYSCTLINTLASHDTTASYYENVRVPCSRRVGEENKGWRLITNQLNHERVTLAAHGTMAIRALHDVQRWAADTKLADGRRVLDLAWVRRTLARTHTRLDAMKLLNWQMVNAVQNGTLTPQDASAVKVYGSEARRDAYAWLMEVTGAAGALKGGSAGAVLHGELERGYRSAVIFTFGGGNNEIQREIISWIGLGMPRVRR; encoded by the coding sequence ATGCACCTCGAGTACACGCCCGCCCAGCACAGCCTGCGCGCCGAGCTGCGTGCGTACTTCGCCGAGCTCGTCCCCGAGGACGTACACGCCCGTTACGCCGACCCCGCCGCGCAGAAGCGCTTCTACCGCGAGACGGTGCGCCGCCTGGGCACGGACGGCTGGCTGGGCGTCGGCTGGCCCGAGGAGTACGGCGGGCGCGGGCTGAGCCCCATGGAACAGTTCATCTTCTTCGACGAGGCCGCGCAGGCGGGTGTACCGCTGCCGTTGATGGCGCTGAACACGGTCGGCCCGACGATCATGCAGTTCGGTACGGAGGAGCAGAAGGCGTACTTCCTGCCGAGGATCCTCTCCGGGGAGATCGACTTCGCCATCGGCTACAGCGAGCCGGACGCCGGCACCGACCTCGCCGCGCTCACGACGCGCGCGGTGCGCGAGGGCGACGAGACGAGCGGGCACTACAGGGTCGACGGGCAGAAGATCTGGACCACCAACGGCGACACCGCCGACTGGGTCTGGCTCGCCGTCCGCACCGACCCGGCGGCGCCGCCGCACAAGGGCATCACCATGCTGCTGGTGCCGACGAGCGACCCCGGCTACTCCTGCACCCTGATCAACACCCTCGCCTCGCACGACACCACGGCGAGCTACTACGAGAACGTCCGCGTGCCCTGCTCCCGCCGGGTCGGCGAGGAGAACAAGGGCTGGCGCCTGATCACCAACCAGCTCAACCACGAGCGGGTCACCCTCGCGGCCCACGGCACCATGGCGATCCGTGCCCTCCACGACGTCCAGCGCTGGGCCGCCGACACCAAGCTGGCCGACGGCCGCCGCGTCCTGGACCTCGCCTGGGTCCGCCGCACCCTGGCCCGCACCCACACCCGCCTCGACGCGATGAAGCTCCTCAACTGGCAGATGGTGAACGCCGTCCAGAACGGCACCCTCACCCCCCAGGACGCCTCGGCCGTCAAGGTCTACGGCTCCGAGGCCCGCCGCGACGCCTACGCCTGGCTCATGGAGGTCACCGGCGCCGCCGGCGCCCTCAAGGGGGGCTCGGCGGGCGCCGTCCTCCACGGCGAACTCGAACGCGGCTACCGCTCCGCCGTCATCTTCACCTTCGGCGGCGGCAACAACGAGATCCAGCGCGAGATCATCTCCTGGATCGGCCTGGGCATGCCCCGCGTCCGCCGCTGA